One stretch of Pelmatolapia mariae isolate MD_Pm_ZW linkage group LG3_W, Pm_UMD_F_2, whole genome shotgun sequence DNA includes these proteins:
- the LOC134624120 gene encoding GATA zinc finger domain-containing protein 14-like encodes MAQRKKLLVSLEVWGLPDRPEGSGSNGWWAGSPMIALVYLRQEDLANASSDNNHSRSNNNHNCSDNNHNCSSNNHYRSDNNHRCSNNNHNCSDNNHNCSNNNHNCSNNNHNCSNNNHNCSDNNHNCSNNNHNCSNNNQNCSDNNHNCSNNNHNCSINNHNCSNNNHNCSDNNHNCSNNNHNCSDNNHSCSDTHYNCCSNNNHNCSDNNHSCSNNNYNFSNNNHNCSNNNHHCSDNNHNCSNNNHNCSNNNHNCNDNYHNCSNNNHNCSDNNHNCSNNNHNCSDNYHSCFNNNHNCSNNNHNCSDNNHNYSNNNHNCSDNNHVCSDNNHNCSNNNHNCSDNNHNCSNNNHNCSDNNHSCSNNNHNCSDNNHSRSNNNHKCSNNNYNCSSSNHYRSDNNHSCSNNTHNCSDNNHSFYVGCLDTSVCLRVPVKYATDIDGVEVPMKQEVWGYAVPSILQGEGKRTSSFYSIGVSKFIGCILLRTWPLQSTWAGSSKGRK; translated from the exons cgacaacaaccacagccgctccaacaacaaccacaactgcagcgacaacaaccacaactgttccagcAACAACCACTAtcgcagcgacaacaaccacaggtgTTCCaataacaaccacaactgcagcgacaacaaccacaactgttccaacaacaaccacaactgttccaacaacaaccacaactgttccaacaacaaccacaactgcagcgacaacaaccacaactgttccaacaacaaccacaactgttccaacaacaaccaaaactgcagcgacaacaaccacaactgttccaacaacaaccacaactgttccattaacaaccacaactgttccaacaacaaccacaactgcagcgacaacaaccacaactgttccaacaacaaccacaactgcagtgacaacaaccacagctgctccgacACCCACTACAActgctgttccaacaacaaccacaactgcagcgacaacaaccacagctgctccaacaacaactacaacttttccaacaacaaccacaactgttccaacaacaaccaccactgcagcgacaacaaccacaactgttccaacaacaaccacaactgttccaacaacaaccacaactgcaacGACAActaccacaactgttccaacaacaaccacaactgcagtgACAACAatcacaactgttccaacaacaaccacaactgcagcgacaattACCACAGCTGcttcaacaacaaccacaactgttccaacaacaaccacaactgcagcgacaacaaccacaactactccaacaacaaccacaactgcagcgacaacaaccacgtctgcagcgacaacaaccacaactgttccaacaacaaccacaactgcagcgacaacaaccacaactgttccaacaacaaccacaactgcagcgacaacaaccacagctgttccaacaacaaccacaactgcagcgacaacaaccacagccgCTCCAACAACAATCACAAgtgttccaacaacaactacaactgttCCAGCAGCAACCACTAtcgcagcgacaacaaccacagctgttccaacaacacccacaactgcagcgacaacaaccacagct TCTATGTGGGCTGCTTGGACACCTCTGTGTGCCTTCGTGTACCAGTCAAATACGCCACAGACATAGACGGTGTTGAG GTCCCTATGAAGCAGGAGGTGTGGGGGTATGCCGTACCCTCTATCCTTCAGGGGGAGGGGAAACGAACTTCTTCTTTCTACTCTataggggtgtccaaattcataggctgcatcctcctgaggacctgGCCTTTgcagtctacgtgggccgggtcctccaaaggccggaagtga